In one Hymenobacter sp. DG25B genomic region, the following are encoded:
- a CDS encoding PQQ-dependent sugar dehydrogenase: MMIRRLLPLLLLVPLCGAAPGTSAPAAPDNLTKIKLPPGFTISYFARNVSGARSLAVGSDGTVYVGTRADKVFALPDRNHDGRADEVITIASGLNQPNGVAVRNGALYVGEIHRIVRYDNIATRLKQRPKPVVVYDKLPNKEWHGWKYIAFGPDGKLYVPVGAPCNSCEPEEPIFATINRLNPDGTGLETFAYGVRNTVGFDWSPVDKSLWFTDNGRDLLGDNLPADELNRAATPGLHFGFPYFFAGDVKDPQFGEGKSAGTYVKPARKLGPHVAALGMKFYTGRQFPAAYRNQIFIPEHGSWNRSQKLGYRITLVKLDATGKQATSYENFATGWLQGQKAWGRPVCLLVLPDGSMLVSDDQNDAVYRISYKAGVKK; encoded by the coding sequence ATGATGATACGCCGTCTGCTTCCGCTGTTACTACTGGTGCCTTTGTGCGGCGCCGCGCCGGGCACTTCTGCCCCGGCCGCCCCCGATAACCTGACCAAAATTAAGCTGCCGCCGGGCTTCACCATCAGCTACTTTGCCCGCAACGTGAGTGGGGCCCGGTCGTTGGCGGTGGGCTCGGATGGCACTGTGTACGTAGGCACCCGCGCCGACAAAGTATTTGCCCTGCCCGACCGCAACCACGACGGCCGCGCCGATGAAGTGATAACCATAGCCTCGGGCCTGAACCAGCCCAACGGCGTGGCCGTGCGCAATGGCGCGTTGTATGTAGGCGAAATCCACCGCATTGTGCGCTACGACAATATTGCCACGCGCCTGAAGCAGCGCCCCAAGCCCGTGGTGGTTTATGATAAGCTGCCCAATAAAGAATGGCACGGCTGGAAATACATTGCCTTCGGGCCCGATGGTAAGCTGTACGTGCCTGTGGGCGCGCCCTGCAACTCCTGTGAGCCCGAGGAGCCTATCTTTGCCACCATCAACCGCCTGAACCCCGACGGTACCGGCCTGGAAACCTTTGCCTACGGCGTGCGCAACACCGTGGGCTTCGACTGGAGCCCGGTAGATAAATCCCTCTGGTTTACCGACAACGGCCGCGACCTGCTGGGCGACAACCTGCCGGCCGATGAGCTGAACCGCGCCGCCACGCCCGGTCTGCACTTCGGCTTTCCCTATTTCTTTGCCGGCGACGTGAAGGACCCGCAATTTGGGGAGGGAAAATCGGCGGGTACGTATGTGAAGCCCGCCCGCAAGCTGGGGCCGCACGTGGCTGCGCTGGGTATGAAGTTCTACACGGGCCGGCAGTTTCCGGCCGCCTACCGTAACCAGATTTTCATTCCCGAGCACGGCTCCTGGAACCGCAGCCAGAAGCTGGGCTACCGCATTACGCTGGTCAAGCTGGATGCCACGGGCAAACAAGCCACCAGCTACGAGAACTTTGCCACCGGCTGGCTGCAGGGCCAGAAGGCCTGGGGCCGCCCCGTGTGCCTGCTGGTGCTGCCCGATGGCTCCATGCTGGTCTCCGACGACCAGAACGATGCCGTGTATCGCATCAGCTATAAAGCCGGAGTTAAGAAATAG
- a CDS encoding 4-hydroxy-3-methylbut-2-enyl diphosphate reductase, producing the protein MNVTIDKNSGYCFGVEFAIQMAEDELAHEPTLYCLGDIVHNRMEVERLHALGLRIIDREQLGTLHDCKVLIRAHGEPPETYQLALQNNLELIDASCPVVLKLQNRVKHAFDATTRQDGQIVIYGQPGHAEVTGLNGQTGNRALIVMHEADLDQIDFSRPVTLFSQTTKSTAGFYHMKELMEQRIQAAGGSLQSFDANDSICRQVSNREPALRRFAVEHDVVIFVSGRKSSNGKALFSVVNQTNPRSYFVENEQEIDDAWFQGAQSVGICGATSTPMWLMSRVAERIEPVAAA; encoded by the coding sequence ATGAATGTTACGATAGATAAGAATTCCGGGTATTGCTTTGGGGTTGAATTCGCCATTCAGATGGCTGAAGACGAGCTGGCACATGAACCCACGCTTTATTGCCTCGGCGACATTGTGCACAACCGCATGGAAGTGGAGCGCCTGCATGCCCTGGGCCTGCGCATCATTGACCGGGAGCAACTGGGTACCCTGCACGACTGCAAAGTGCTGATCCGGGCCCACGGCGAGCCACCGGAAACCTATCAACTGGCTCTGCAGAACAATCTGGAGCTGATTGATGCCTCCTGCCCCGTGGTGCTGAAGCTGCAGAACCGCGTGAAGCACGCCTTCGATGCCACTACCCGGCAGGATGGTCAGATTGTCATCTACGGGCAGCCCGGCCACGCCGAAGTGACGGGCCTGAATGGCCAGACCGGCAACCGGGCCCTGATTGTGATGCATGAGGCCGACCTGGACCAGATAGATTTCAGCCGCCCCGTTACCCTGTTCAGCCAGACTACCAAAAGCACCGCCGGCTTCTACCACATGAAGGAGCTGATGGAGCAGCGCATTCAGGCCGCGGGCGGCTCCCTGCAGTCCTTTGATGCCAACGACAGCATCTGCCGGCAGGTAAGCAACCGGGAGCCCGCCCTGCGCCGCTTTGCCGTGGAGCACGACGTGGTCATCTTTGTGAGTGGCCGCAAAAGCTCCAATGGCAAGGCCCTGTTCTCGGTGGTGAACCAAACCAACCCGCGCAGCTATTTCGTGGAAAACGAGCAGGAAATAGACGACGCCTGGTTTCAGGGGGCACAGTCGGTAGGTATTTGTGGGGCCACCAGCACGCCCATGTGGCTGATGAGCCGCGTGGCCGAGCGCATTGAGCCGGTGGCTGCTGCCTAG
- the rimK gene encoding 30S ribosomal protein S6--L-glutamate ligase, producing MKLAILSREPKLYSTARLVEAAQLRGHQVEVIDHLHCNLVLEKGMPGIIYQGRRLEDFDAIIPRIGASVTFYGCAVVRQFEMMKVRTAVESQAIVRSRDKLRSMQILSRAGVGMPKTAFTNYSDEVPKMIEQVGGAPVIIKLLEGTQGLGVVLAESAKAAQSVIEAFHNLKARIIVQEFIAESKGADLRAFVVNGEVVGAMKRQGAAGEFRSNLHRGGSGKLVKLTRAEKAAALLAAKSLGLGIAGVDMLQSKRGPLVLEVNSSPGLEGIEKATGLDIAGKIIEYTEELSRKHKSKGTKRKSTAASAPDSQSDEPQQ from the coding sequence ATGAAACTGGCGATTCTGTCGCGTGAGCCGAAACTCTATTCCACCGCCCGCCTGGTAGAGGCCGCCCAACTGCGGGGCCACCAAGTGGAGGTAATAGACCATCTGCACTGCAACCTGGTACTTGAAAAAGGCATGCCCGGTATTATTTACCAAGGCCGTCGTTTAGAAGATTTCGATGCCATTATTCCCCGTATTGGGGCTTCCGTTACGTTTTATGGCTGCGCCGTGGTGCGTCAGTTTGAGATGATGAAGGTGCGTACGGCTGTAGAAAGTCAAGCCATTGTGCGCAGCCGCGACAAGCTGCGCTCCATGCAGATTCTGTCCCGCGCCGGTGTAGGTATGCCCAAAACTGCCTTCACCAACTATTCTGACGAAGTGCCGAAGATGATTGAGCAGGTAGGCGGTGCCCCCGTTATCATTAAGCTGCTGGAGGGCACCCAGGGCCTGGGCGTGGTACTGGCCGAATCGGCCAAAGCCGCGCAGTCCGTTATTGAAGCTTTTCACAACCTGAAGGCCCGCATTATTGTGCAGGAGTTCATTGCCGAAAGCAAAGGTGCCGACTTGCGCGCCTTTGTGGTAAACGGCGAGGTAGTAGGGGCCATGAAGCGCCAGGGCGCGGCCGGCGAGTTTCGCAGCAACCTGCACCGGGGCGGCAGCGGCAAGCTGGTAAAGCTGACCCGGGCCGAAAAAGCCGCCGCGCTGCTGGCCGCCAAGTCGCTTGGTTTGGGCATTGCCGGAGTAGATATGCTGCAAAGCAAACGGGGCCCGCTGGTGCTGGAGGTGAATTCGTCGCCGGGCCTGGAAGGCATTGAAAAAGCCACCGGCCTGGATATTGCCGGCAAAATCATTGAGTATACTGAGGAGCTGAGCCGGAAGCACAAAAGCAAGGGCACCAAGCGCAAGTCTACAGCGGCTTCCGCCCCCGATAGCCAATCGGACGAGCCGCAGCAGTAG
- the cmk gene encoding (d)CMP kinase produces the protein MKLLVIAIDGYSSCGKSTTAKAVAAELGYAYIDTGAMYRAVTLYLLEHNISLEDLPRIEQALHEMHITFKRNRRTGRNEVCIDGEIREDEIRQMRISNSVSEVSVIPAVRHAMVRQQQRMGRKRGVVMDGRDIGTTVFPDAEVKIFMTADTRTRAVRRQDELLAKGEEVALESIIDNLVKRDHIDSTRTESPLRRAADAVLLDTSHITIDEQVDFVLERVSAVLLAQAAAAHNERNGSEAVV, from the coding sequence ATGAAACTACTCGTCATTGCCATCGATGGCTACTCCTCGTGCGGCAAAAGCACCACGGCTAAGGCCGTAGCCGCCGAATTAGGCTATGCCTACATCGATACGGGAGCCATGTACCGGGCAGTGACGTTGTACTTACTGGAACATAATATCAGTCTGGAAGACCTGCCCCGTATTGAGCAGGCCTTGCATGAAATGCACATCACCTTCAAGCGTAACCGCCGCACGGGGCGCAACGAGGTGTGCATTGATGGCGAAATCAGGGAAGACGAAATCCGCCAGATGCGCATTTCCAACTCCGTGAGCGAGGTATCTGTGATTCCGGCCGTGCGCCACGCCATGGTGCGCCAGCAGCAGCGCATGGGCCGCAAGCGCGGCGTGGTAATGGACGGGCGCGATATTGGCACTACCGTGTTTCCGGACGCGGAAGTGAAAATATTTATGACGGCCGATACCCGCACCCGCGCCGTGCGCCGCCAGGATGAACTTCTGGCCAAGGGGGAAGAGGTGGCGCTGGAAAGCATCATTGATAACCTGGTGAAGCGCGACCATATAGACTCTACCCGCACGGAAAGCCCCCTGCGCCGCGCCGCCGATGCCGTGCTGCTCGATACCTCGCACATCACCATTGATGAGCAGGTGGATTTCGTCCTCGAGCGGGTTTCTGCCGTATTATTAGCGCAGGCGGCTGCCGCTCATAATGAGCGAAATGGCAGTGAGGCCGTGGTATAA
- a CDS encoding ATP-dependent zinc protease — protein MKKPRVPKQVVGRRELVDFPAFQLWGVEAKVDTGAYTSAIHCSDIHVERLPDGRERLRVLLLDPSHPNFDGTPMEFSDFSLRDIRSSNGEVQERYVIRASLRLFGQDFVTEFSLSDRSDMKYPVLIGRLLLRQARFVVDVSRLNVSYKARQAAERRAG, from the coding sequence ATGAAAAAACCGCGGGTACCAAAGCAGGTTGTGGGGCGGCGTGAGCTGGTAGATTTTCCGGCGTTTCAGCTCTGGGGAGTAGAAGCCAAAGTGGACACTGGCGCCTATACCAGCGCCATCCATTGTTCCGATATTCACGTAGAGCGGCTCCCGGATGGGCGCGAGCGGCTGCGCGTGCTGCTGCTGGACCCCTCGCACCCCAACTTCGACGGCACGCCCATGGAATTTTCGGATTTTTCTCTGCGCGATATTCGCAGCTCTAATGGCGAGGTGCAGGAGCGCTACGTCATCCGGGCTTCGCTGCGGCTGTTCGGACAAGATTTTGTCACGGAGTTCTCATTATCTGACCGTTCCGATATGAAGTATCCGGTGCTGATAGGCCGTTTATTGCTTCGTCAGGCCCGTTTTGTGGTCGATGTCAGCCGGCTGAACGTGTCGTACAAAGCCCGGCAAGCGGCGGAACGCCGCGCCGGCTAA
- a CDS encoding OmpH family outer membrane protein: MNNPLRLIIDAVLVIAVAVLFYLHFANKPAAAPARVRTVVRTDSTGTATPELEAVADTDKIAFVVSEQLLNDYQAMKDARKSFEGKVKGWSNQNDAIGRQFQSAIQKYQQQAASLTPEQRAATEQQLEAQRQKGGQLQQQLQQKAAEEEARMTKQVLDRVDKQVERYGKENGYRLILISAPSGTIAYGRKDLDITKEVTAYLNKEYTAKKK; this comes from the coding sequence ATGAACAACCCTCTGCGCTTAATTATTGACGCGGTCCTGGTTATTGCCGTGGCTGTGCTGTTTTACCTCCACTTTGCCAACAAGCCCGCCGCCGCGCCGGCCCGCGTGCGCACCGTAGTGCGCACGGACTCTACCGGCACCGCCACCCCCGAGCTGGAGGCCGTAGCCGACACCGATAAAATTGCTTTCGTGGTTTCTGAGCAGCTGCTGAACGACTACCAGGCCATGAAAGATGCCCGCAAGAGCTTTGAGGGCAAAGTAAAAGGCTGGAGCAACCAGAACGATGCCATTGGCCGCCAGTTCCAAAGTGCCATTCAGAAATACCAGCAGCAGGCCGCTTCCCTCACGCCGGAGCAGCGCGCCGCTACTGAGCAGCAGCTGGAAGCGCAACGCCAGAAAGGCGGGCAGCTGCAGCAGCAACTGCAGCAGAAAGCTGCCGAAGAAGAAGCCCGTATGACCAAGCAGGTGCTGGACCGCGTAGACAAGCAGGTGGAGCGCTACGGCAAGGAAAACGGCTACCGCCTCATCCTCATTTCAGCGCCCAGCGGCACTATTGCCTACGGCCGCAAGGATCTGGACATCACCAAAGAAGTAACAGCCTACCTGAACAAGGAATACACGGCTAAAAAGAAGTAA
- a CDS encoding O-acetyl-ADP-ribose deacetylase gives MASSDPTASPWRAAQSFGRILLYLGDITELDTDAIVNAANSSLLGGGGVDGAIHRAGGPAILEACRQVRATQYPDGMPTGEAVITTGGQLPASFVIHTVGPVWQGGHKREPELLASCYRNALQLATEHQLSSIAFPGISTGIYSYPKEEAAELAVREVRKYLAQHEFPQTVVFVAFNEDNRWLYEQELLK, from the coding sequence ATGGCCTCTTCCGACCCTACTGCCTCTCCCTGGCGCGCCGCCCAGTCCTTTGGGCGCATTCTGCTTTACCTGGGCGACATTACGGAGCTTGACACCGATGCCATTGTGAATGCCGCCAACTCCTCGCTACTGGGCGGGGGCGGCGTAGATGGCGCCATTCACCGGGCTGGCGGGCCGGCCATTCTGGAAGCCTGCCGGCAGGTGCGCGCCACCCAATATCCCGATGGAATGCCCACTGGCGAGGCTGTAATTACCACCGGCGGCCAGCTACCGGCCTCGTTTGTAATTCATACCGTGGGGCCAGTGTGGCAGGGCGGCCACAAGCGCGAGCCGGAGCTGCTGGCCAGCTGCTACCGCAACGCGCTGCAGCTGGCCACCGAACATCAGCTGAGCTCCATTGCTTTTCCGGGTATCAGCACGGGTATTTATAGCTACCCCAAAGAAGAAGCCGCCGAGCTGGCTGTGCGGGAAGTACGCAAGTACCTGGCACAGCATGAGTTTCCGCAAACCGTGGTTTTCGTGGCCTTTAATGAAGATAACCGCTGGCTTTACGAGCAGGAGCTGCTGAAGTAG
- a CDS encoding alpha/beta fold hydrolase: protein MKTQLHYQRYGTGPRVILAFHGYGQGQGHWRNLIAALGPGVTVYAFDLFYHGRSHLARPDAPLTKKRLGEVLDDFLRERGLTRYGLLAFSMGAKFALTLLEDHPEQVEKIWLIAPDGLQRQFWYKLATSPAVMRGMLGRAVLRPQRLLGWLDTLAQRRLVSTGLVRFAQWQLDSREKRLRVYRSWTGFRNLTFDLTQLRRLLNEHQIPITFFLGQHDQVIPYAGLQPFINGLPHAHTVVLNAGHAGLLYDVTSWLRRHPAEATW, encoded by the coding sequence TTGAAAACGCAACTGCACTACCAGCGCTATGGCACCGGGCCCCGGGTTATTCTGGCCTTTCATGGCTATGGGCAGGGCCAGGGGCACTGGCGCAACCTGATTGCCGCGCTGGGCCCCGGCGTAACGGTGTATGCCTTCGACCTGTTTTACCACGGGCGCAGCCACCTGGCCCGCCCCGATGCCCCGCTCACTAAAAAGCGGCTGGGAGAGGTGCTGGATGATTTTTTGCGCGAGCGTGGGCTAACCCGCTATGGGCTGCTGGCCTTCAGCATGGGTGCCAAATTTGCCCTCACGCTATTAGAAGACCACCCGGAGCAGGTAGAGAAAATCTGGCTGATTGCGCCTGATGGCCTGCAGCGGCAGTTCTGGTATAAGCTGGCCACCTCGCCGGCCGTGATGCGCGGTATGCTGGGCCGCGCCGTGCTGCGGCCCCAGCGCCTGCTGGGTTGGCTGGATACGCTGGCGCAACGCCGGCTGGTCAGCACGGGGCTGGTACGCTTTGCGCAGTGGCAGTTGGATAGCCGCGAAAAGCGCCTGCGCGTGTACCGTAGCTGGACGGGCTTCCGAAACCTGACCTTTGACTTGACCCAGCTGCGGCGCCTGCTCAATGAACACCAGATACCCATCACCTTTTTCCTGGGCCAGCACGACCAGGTAATTCCCTACGCCGGTCTGCAGCCCTTTATAAACGGCCTGCCGCACGCGCACACGGTGGTACTGAATGCCGGGCATGCCGGCTTGCTGTATGACGTGACGAGCTGGCTGCGGCGGCACCCGGCGGAAGCCACTTGGTAG
- a CDS encoding DUF502 domain-containing protein codes for MSKLGTYFLNGLLILAPITITIYILVGIFMWLDGLFNLNGYPGLGLLTMLVLITLVGFIARSFAVRPFLVLTERVLHRTPLVSIIYSSLKDLFDAFVGDNQKFNRPVLVCVNEETKSYRMGFATQDDLSVMHRPDLLAVYYPHSYNFSGELQLVPKESVTYLDLPSSEVMKFIVSGGVSKL; via the coding sequence ATGAGCAAACTCGGTACTTACTTTCTGAATGGGCTGCTGATTTTAGCCCCCATCACCATCACAATTTATATTCTGGTGGGCATTTTTATGTGGCTGGATGGCCTGTTCAATCTGAACGGCTACCCTGGTCTGGGGCTGCTTACTATGCTGGTGCTCATTACGCTGGTTGGGTTTATAGCCCGCTCGTTTGCCGTGCGTCCGTTTCTGGTGCTCACCGAGCGGGTGCTGCACCGTACACCGCTGGTCAGCATTATTTATTCCAGCCTGAAAGACCTGTTTGATGCCTTTGTGGGCGACAATCAGAAATTCAACCGGCCCGTGCTGGTGTGCGTGAACGAGGAAACCAAGTCCTACCGCATGGGCTTTGCCACCCAGGACGACCTCAGCGTGATGCACCGCCCCGATCTGCTGGCCGTGTACTATCCGCACTCCTACAACTTCTCCGGTGAGTTGCAGCTGGTGCCCAAAGAATCCGTGACGTACCTGGATTTGCCCAGCAGCGAGGTAATGAAGTTTATTGTTTCCGGGGGCGTGTCTAAGTTATAA
- a CDS encoding succinylglutamate desuccinylase/aspartoacylase family protein, whose translation MPSHSGTAPQDFCLNGLTIRPGERVTTRLVISRLPSGTVIDVPVNVFRSTVPGPTVLLMAGMHGDEVNGIETIRRLIRRNMLQPLRGSIIAIPLLNIYGFLNFSREVPDGKDVNRSFPGHPRGSLASRVAHRFMREIMPLVDYGIDFHTGGAARSNSPQVRCLLGEDDETDALAAAFGAPFTIHSGLRAGSLREAAMQQGRRIIVYETGESLRFDEPGIDIGIAGTFRVLHHLGMAPEVPPPAQPGIICPRHTWLRAKYAGLFRSNMQLGDYLEKGQVYGTVTDPYGEMAVRLESLVNGYVVGINNMPVVNQGDALLHIGRTDTAPSRADLMAPFEEKPGRGPDETDPEEDETTTVLE comes from the coding sequence TTGCCCAGTCACTCCGGTACCGCGCCCCAGGATTTTTGCCTCAACGGCCTTACCATCCGGCCGGGCGAGCGGGTAACCACGCGCCTGGTTATTTCCCGGCTGCCTTCCGGAACGGTGATTGATGTGCCGGTGAATGTGTTCCGCTCCACCGTGCCTGGCCCCACGGTGCTGTTGATGGCGGGCATGCACGGCGACGAGGTAAACGGCATTGAAACCATTCGGCGGCTGATTCGGCGCAACATGCTGCAGCCGCTGCGGGGCAGCATTATTGCCATTCCGCTGCTCAACATCTACGGGTTTCTGAACTTCTCTCGGGAGGTGCCCGATGGCAAAGACGTGAACCGGAGCTTTCCGGGGCACCCGCGCGGCTCTTTGGCCAGCCGTGTGGCCCACCGCTTCATGCGCGAAATCATGCCCCTGGTAGACTACGGTATTGATTTCCATACCGGTGGCGCGGCCCGCAGCAATAGCCCCCAAGTGCGCTGCCTGCTGGGCGAAGACGACGAAACGGATGCCCTGGCGGCTGCCTTTGGCGCCCCATTTACCATTCACTCGGGTCTGCGTGCCGGCTCCCTGCGGGAGGCTGCTATGCAGCAGGGGCGGCGCATTATTGTGTACGAAACGGGGGAGTCTTTGCGCTTTGATGAGCCCGGTATTGATATTGGCATTGCGGGCACCTTCCGGGTGCTGCACCACCTGGGCATGGCGCCGGAGGTGCCGCCGCCCGCCCAGCCCGGTATCATCTGCCCCCGGCATACCTGGCTGCGGGCCAAGTATGCCGGGTTGTTTCGCAGCAACATGCAGCTGGGCGACTACCTGGAAAAAGGGCAGGTATACGGCACCGTTACCGACCCCTACGGCGAAATGGCTGTGCGGCTGGAGTCGTTGGTAAATGGCTACGTGGTGGGAATCAACAATATGCCCGTGGTAAACCAGGGTGATGCCCTGCTGCACATTGGCCGCACCGATACGGCCCCGAGCCGTGCCGACCTGATGGCACCTTTCGAGGAAAAGCCCGGTCGGGGCCCGGACGAAACCGACCCGGAGGAGGACGAAACCACCACGGTTCTGGAATAG
- a CDS encoding TonB-dependent receptor, with translation MQIPLLRHLALLFCLLLPLVAAQAQQPAKITISGYVRDAATGENLIGVAVVHPAGGQGTATNTYGFYSLTLPAAADSVRLIVSYLGYEKARWTVPAGRSHTHDFRLKPLTAELTGVEVVGSREEKIAQSTRMGTINVPITQIKMLPALLGETDVLKVLQLLPGVQSGGEGTSGLYVRGGSPDQNLILLDGTPVYNASHLFGFFSVFNADALNNVELIKGGFPARYGGRLSSVLDISMKEGNMEKFHGEGAVGIIASKLTLEGPIKKDTASFIFSARRTYLDVLAQPLIKASLASENSSGSVGYFFHDFNGKLNWKISPRDRVYLSAYTGYDKFYARIRDKYEDEDYSSTKSALGWGNLTAALRWNRVLNNQLFLNTHLTYSKYQFNIGAEEESRYNGQTDKFNLRYFSNIRDLSLKSDLDYLPSPDHYIRAGGQYILHSFKPGALQAKGSQELSELNSVSKVGAHEASLYAEDDYRVSERLKVNGGLRLNAFAVKSKLYPSLEPRLAARFLLTPEWALKASYARTTQFIHLLTNSGIGLPTDLWVPATKTIRPQRAQQISVGAARTLRYHDEDYELSLEGYYKPMRNLIEYREGASFLGTTDNNWESKVTSGRGWAYGGEVFLQKKSGRTTGWIGYTLAWSERKFPELNQGRLFPFKYDRRHDASLVIIHKLKENLMLSGTWVYGTGNGVTLSEGRYRLGVYDQYDDYGPRNAYRMRAYHRLDLDLSQTRKKRWGEVVNSFSLYNAYSRKNPYYLYLRQGRTDENGNEVEKSSYRQISLFPIIPSFSKSFRF, from the coding sequence ATGCAAATACCTCTACTCCGGCACCTAGCCCTGCTGTTCTGCCTGCTGCTGCCGCTGGTTGCGGCGCAGGCCCAGCAGCCCGCCAAAATCACCATCAGCGGCTACGTGCGCGACGCGGCTACCGGCGAAAACCTCATCGGCGTGGCCGTGGTGCATCCGGCCGGCGGTCAGGGCACGGCTACCAATACCTACGGCTTTTATTCCCTGACTTTGCCGGCGGCGGCTGATTCCGTGCGGCTCATCGTTTCTTATCTGGGTTACGAAAAAGCCCGTTGGACGGTGCCGGCCGGTCGCAGCCATACCCACGATTTCCGCCTGAAACCGCTGACTGCCGAGCTGACGGGGGTAGAGGTAGTGGGCAGCCGCGAGGAAAAAATTGCGCAGAGCACGCGCATGGGCACCATCAACGTGCCCATCACCCAGATAAAAATGCTGCCCGCCCTGCTGGGCGAAACCGACGTGCTGAAGGTGCTACAGCTGCTGCCCGGCGTGCAGAGCGGGGGCGAGGGCACCAGCGGCCTGTACGTGCGCGGCGGCTCCCCGGATCAGAACCTGATTCTGCTGGATGGCACGCCCGTGTACAACGCCTCGCACCTGTTCGGCTTCTTTTCCGTGTTTAATGCCGATGCGCTGAACAACGTGGAGCTGATAAAAGGCGGTTTTCCGGCGCGGTACGGCGGGCGGCTGTCGTCGGTGCTGGATATTTCGATGAAGGAAGGCAACATGGAGAAGTTTCACGGCGAGGGCGCGGTGGGCATTATTGCCTCCAAGCTCACGCTGGAAGGCCCCATCAAGAAGGATACGGCCTCGTTTATCTTCTCGGCGCGCCGCACTTACCTGGATGTGCTGGCCCAACCGCTCATCAAAGCCAGCCTGGCCAGCGAGAACAGCAGCGGCTCTGTGGGCTATTTCTTTCACGATTTCAACGGCAAGCTGAACTGGAAAATCAGCCCCCGCGACCGGGTGTACCTGAGCGCCTACACCGGCTACGACAAGTTCTACGCCCGCATTCGGGATAAGTACGAGGACGAGGATTACAGCAGCACTAAATCGGCACTGGGCTGGGGCAACCTCACGGCGGCCCTGCGCTGGAACCGGGTGCTCAACAACCAGCTGTTCCTGAATACGCACCTCACCTACAGCAAATACCAGTTCAACATCGGGGCCGAGGAAGAAAGCCGCTACAACGGCCAGACCGACAAGTTTAACCTGCGCTACTTCTCCAACATCCGCGACCTGAGCCTGAAATCGGACCTGGACTACCTGCCCTCGCCCGACCACTACATCCGGGCCGGCGGGCAGTACATTCTGCACTCGTTTAAGCCGGGCGCGTTGCAGGCCAAAGGCTCGCAGGAACTGAGCGAGCTGAACTCCGTATCTAAAGTTGGGGCGCACGAGGCCTCGCTTTACGCTGAGGACGACTACCGCGTGAGCGAGCGGCTGAAGGTGAACGGCGGCCTGCGCCTGAATGCCTTTGCCGTGAAAAGCAAGCTGTATCCTTCGCTGGAGCCGCGCCTGGCCGCCCGCTTTCTGCTCACGCCGGAATGGGCCCTGAAAGCCTCCTACGCCCGCACCACGCAGTTTATTCATCTGCTCACCAACAGCGGCATTGGCCTGCCCACCGATTTGTGGGTGCCCGCCACCAAAACCATCCGGCCCCAGCGCGCCCAGCAAATCAGCGTGGGCGCGGCCCGCACCCTGCGCTACCACGACGAAGATTACGAGCTGAGCCTGGAAGGCTACTACAAGCCCATGCGCAACCTCATTGAGTACCGCGAGGGCGCCAGCTTCTTGGGCACCACCGACAATAACTGGGAAAGCAAAGTAACCAGCGGCCGGGGCTGGGCCTACGGCGGCGAGGTATTTCTGCAGAAGAAAAGCGGCCGCACCACCGGCTGGATTGGCTACACATTGGCCTGGAGCGAGCGGAAATTTCCGGAGCTGAACCAGGGCCGCCTGTTTCCCTTTAAGTACGACCGGCGCCACGATGCCTCGCTGGTTATCATTCATAAGCTGAAGGAAAACCTGATGCTGTCCGGCACCTGGGTGTATGGCACCGGCAACGGCGTAACCCTCTCGGAAGGCCGCTACCGCCTGGGCGTGTATGACCAGTACGACGACTATGGCCCGCGCAACGCCTACCGCATGCGCGCCTACCACCGCCTGGATCTGGATTTGAGTCAGACCAGGAAAAAGCGCTGGGGCGAGGTAGTGAACAGTTTCTCGCTCTACAACGCCTACAGCCGCAAAAACCCCTATTACCTCTACCTGCGCCAGGGCCGCACCGATGAGAATGGCAACGAAGTGGAAAAGTCTTCCTACCGGCAGATTTCCCTGTTCCCCATCATCCCGTCCTTCAGCAAAAGCTTCCGTTTTTAA
- a CDS encoding 2TM domain-containing protein has translation MEPVDRDPQLWRMAQGRARFKAHLFTYAWVNVLLWTIWFLTDRHSHGIPWPVWATVFWGLSLVFQGFATYGGYGKNQRSEREYERLVRQREQR, from the coding sequence ATGGAACCTGTAGACCGTGACCCCCAACTTTGGCGCATGGCCCAGGGCCGTGCCCGTTTTAAGGCCCATTTGTTTACGTATGCCTGGGTAAACGTGCTGTTGTGGACTATCTGGTTTCTGACGGACCGCCACTCGCATGGTATTCCGTGGCCGGTGTGGGCCACTGTATTCTGGGGCTTATCCCTGGTTTTTCAGGGCTTTGCCACGTATGGCGGCTATGGGAAAAATCAGCGGTCGGAGCGGGAGTATGAGCGGCTGGTGCGCCAGCGCGAACAGCGCTGA